In the Sarcophilus harrisii chromosome 1, mSarHar1.11, whole genome shotgun sequence genome, one interval contains:
- the IDNK gene encoding probable gluconokinase isoform X2, producing the protein MEPPRVVLVMGVSGSGKSTVGSLLATELGWKFYDADDYHPEENRKKMGKGIPLNDQDRIPWLCNLHDILLRNISSGQSVVLACSALKKIYRNILIRGEGATTQGYDEPGEKGFPELKPLVVYLNGSFEVISGRLAKRKGHFMPPELLQSQFDTLEPPSAPENFLSLNVDRSVSEIIYFIVDNIKIK; encoded by the exons ATCTACAGTGGGATCACTCCTGGCAACTGAG ctGGGGTGGAAATTCTATGATGCAGATGACTACCATCCTGAAGAAAACCgaaaaaagatggggaaaggaataCCACTGAATGACCAG GATAGGATTCCATGGCTTTGCAACTTACATGACATTTTATTGAG aaacATTTCCTCAGGTCAAAGTGTGGTCCTTGCCTGTTCTGCTTTGAAGAAAATATACAGAAACATCTTAATAAGAGGAGAAGGTGCTACAACTCAGGGGTATGATGAGCCAGGAGAAAAAGGATTCCCAGAGCTGAAGCCCCTTGTGGTCTATTTGAATGGATCTTTTGAAGTGATTTCTGGGCGTTTAGCCAAAAGAAAGGGACATTTTATGCCACCAGAGTTGCTCCAGTCCCAGTTCGACACTCTGGAACCCCCATCAGCACCGGAAAACTTTCTGTCACTTAATGTGGACAGAAGTGTctcagaaattatttattttattgtggacaatataaaaattaaatga